The genomic interval ATAACATGACACATACctgatatttctaaattgctTCTGAATCTCCAGCTTTAGCTCAGGGCCATTTTCACCTTGCCAAAGTTTTGCTTCATCAAATGGTAACGGGCATGCAGATCTTAATTTGGGATTGTAAAGCAACTGCTTCACTAAAGACTGTGTTTTCAAGTCCTCTTCAGGATTGCCAGTGTTGTACTCAGCCTGCTCAAGGTAATCTGCTGCCTGCAAAATCCAAATAGAACTATTATATGCAACAAGCTTTAGAACAGCAAGCTGGCAGCTTAACATTGTACTGCAGTAccatgaaaaacaaatagttTGATTTTGAAGCAAGGAAGAAGGGGGAACCTTTGTCACAGCCCGAAGAACAAACAGGTACGTGAAGTACAAATTTTGTACACGCTCAGGGTACTTCAGAACACGGTCATACAGCAATGGAAGATTATGCCCCCACTGTGGTAATTTGCACCAAAATTTATCAGACAATAATGAAAAATGGTATAACAAAAAACAACTCAGGGGGACAACAATGGCACATACCAAGTTGGCAGATTCATCTAGAAGATAATCATAAGCAATGTGTACTGAAATTGAAGAGTGCAACCCTGAAATTAGCTTGTACAGTGCCTTCTTCTCCTGGCACAATTCTTCAGAAGGATCTGAAAGAAACCAATACAATTTGAAAAACTTGTGTTCAGATAATTTTACTGATATAGGAAAGGAAGAAAATGCTATCATCATATACCATGTTGAGTTCCCCCAAGATCAACATATCAACAAAGGCAGGAGATCAGGCAATAGATAAAATACAAGTAACACAAGTATTTCCATGTTTCTGTGTAAATGAGAACAAAAAGTCAAGAGTGGGATGGCAACATATCTGGGAGCACACATGCTTACATTTTGGACAGTTTTCTTTGTAGACAGAGTCCCATATTCTTCGAGCAGAATCACCAGTATAGCCAGTGTAACGTTCAGGGTTTAGTTGAAGATTCACATAAGTCATCTCAGCTGAAATGAGGGTTTGTTTTCAGTAATTGTCACATATGGTAATAAAGAACACACAAAAGGGACACAATATGCTAAAAGGATGCAAAAACAACCTACCGTTGTCAGTTTCATCGTCATATGTCCATGGATTATCAGTTTCAACCCATCCTTTGAAAACCTTGGTGTCAAGCGTTCTATCAACAGTAGCCTGTGGTTTTCCTTCCTGACAGATCATATTATCTGGAGAAAGGCCATTGTAAGGCTTCTTGAATGGCTCAGGAAACTCACTCTCTGGGCACTCACAGACACTACAATCCCTAAGCCGGCACATTCCATCATCAGGCCAGAAAGGGCAGTCACACCACAATTTAACctaaacaagaaaacaaaaacaggtGAATAGTTTTTTgaatgtttaattttaatttcagaTTTTGGCACATTCGTATACACagttaacaaataaaatagtcaGGCCAACATGATGATTTATGATGTGAAGATATACTGACTCCTCATGGTTTATACGTGAGTGTCTAAAGGACTGTTCTCTCAAAAAAATCCATAGGACTGTAAGATGGTACTTGGTTAAGTACTCTAAATAAGAAAACACTACACCAATCAATTCCATCTTTGCTAGAAACAGGCTAAGAGCAGAATTTCAGACATGCATCAATTAATCAATGTCATTTCCTTGACCAGAAATATCATGTTATATCACTCTCTAGATAGCcattaaacttaattttagttattaatttCCATTTTAAGGAAATGTAACACCGGATGAaccacaaaataaaatcatattgtACTTAAATCAAATATCCTACATATATAATCTGTTAAGTTCTGAAATTCCATTGCCAAACAAGGCCGTGCAAAGCTGGCACCACCTTACCCAAATGGAATCTAGAATAGACCCcttcaaaacaaagaaaattgaCAAACCACATAAACGTTAGTCTGCTATCCGAACCTTTAAAACGCAGGGATGAAACTGTACAGCAACAATAGAGTATCAAACGCATGAATTTGGTGTACATCCCACATAATATGCATTGGGAAACGATTTTATAGCTATGTACCACAACTAAATAGCCACATGCTTCAGTCCCACATAAATCAATTTAGATTTCAGCAGTTTGAGCTCTCTAAAACAGAACCAGGACATACATTTTCCGCAACACCTAATATTGCCACAAATCCTCACCTTGAAGTACCTGAAGAAGGGCAAAGTGACGAGCTCCTGCAGGATCGGGTGCAGCACCTCCTCGTTGATGGAGTCCACCGTCTCGTAGTCGCAGCAGCAGTCCTCCACCATCCCCGTGTACTTCCTCGTAGCCTACCAGTAGAAACGCCCAACACGGTCAATACCACGTCgccaaaccaaaaaaaggaTCCACCGAGCGGGCACGAGACTAAGTTATCCCCGATCAAATCACGATCCCCCGCCCAACGGCGAGAAAACTTACGGGGCAGCCGCAGTCTCCGCCGCCCGAGGACGGGGAGACGGCCGGGGAGGAGCTGCGGGAGCtgaaggcgacggcgaggagcgccACGAGGAGGGccccggccgccaccgcccaccGGCCCCGCGTCCGGCGCCTGCCTCCGGCCGCAGCCGCggacgcgggcgcggcggcggcaggtgcTACGCCGTTGGGCTCCTGAGGAGGCATCCCCGCCACTGGGTGGAAGCTTCTAGAAGCGAGCGAGATCTGGGCGGGCTTCGAAACGAGCGAGCCGGGGAGAGATCGTCTCCCCCGTGTGTTCCGAGTTGAGGGGGTAATGGCGGTCGCGGACGATTTCGTTGGAATTTATGAGCATCAAATTGGTGGTGGTTTGATTGCATTTACAAGGATGGATTTGCGTCACTGCGACGTGGGGCACGTGGATTTGCAACTGGTGTTAACGCTAAGCGCCTGCTGTTTTTACAGCCAATTGCTACGCACACCCGGCGCCCTTGCCACGCATTTTCGCTCATgcatatatgttaaaatttaaattttaaaacttaaatttggaattgatttagggtttttctaacgttatttatttttcaccttttgtttttagatgactaataacacatatataaaaatttctgataaattattttttaattgttaataagcattttgcttatgcttagtTTCAGCAAATAAGCTTGCTTGTTTACGTATGCTAACTTTATACTCAGTGCATCTTGGTAATATATTATACTCCCATCAGTTTTGTTATTTTGGATAAGGCtaagatcaaacatttagaacTTTGAATAGGAATagcttttaaatatttacttataaGTATGGAGACTATATGTGTGGATTAAACTTTAAACTAACATCAATAAAACCATACATTTTAACTAAACCATAATGAAATCATAATACATGTGTCCCTTATTTTACCGAACTATCATATAATAATCGCTcaaaaaaagtaaagtattGATAGGACAAACATGAAGAAGagctaaatttgaagttttctagtaggacggagggagcacCAGAAAATTCTAAGTTAGAATTTTAGTAGTCGCTGTACGTACCACCCATGAACGAGTGCATCTCGTGTACAATTTCCTCCCCAGGCCCGTGTGCATCTAGCTATTCCGTCAGGGGGGTTCAAGCGTGGGAACACGCGCCACACAATGCCACGGAACGCGAAGGTGGATCCAACGGCCGACACGAGCCTGAAAATTGATCGGACAGCCAGGAATGCCCCGTTTGACGTGGCGGTGGACCTGTGGGCGCCGTCCCGTAGCTTTGACTGTCGGGCCACGCCACGTACAACCGGGTAATTCTTCGCGAGGGAGTTGACCTGTGCAAAGCGTCCCGAAGGAGCAACCGTATATTCATCCGTTCCATATtacttcctttatttttttaattaaggccttgtttagttttatattttttctaaaaacatcacatcaaatctttagacacttaaataaagcattaaacatagatgaaaataaaaactagggaaaatcgtgagatgaattttttgagcctaattaattcatgattagctatttagccataagtgattaattaggctcaaaagattcgtctcgcggttttcaagtgagctgtgaaattcgttttttcattcgtgtctgcaAACcattccgatatccggtcaaacgtttgacgtgacccttttgctaaaaaattttaacaactaaacaaggcctaataccattaacttttatatatacgtttgacactttgtcttatttaaaaatttatataattattgattgtttgttatgatttaatttgattCATTAATAAAGTAGatttatgtataatttataattttatgtatttggacaaaattttaaataggacgaagagtcaaacgtaaatctaaaaatcaataacatcaattaaaaaaattagagagagtataagactttctgattttacttatattcaatctgtatttagatttattagcacacaatAAATATAGGTAAGGCtacaaagttttataacattgaactgaaaaaaaaatataatgtatgTGCAAACCAAACCCATTTTCGaccgagattttttttttttgctggagCACTGAGTACAATAAACACAAGCTCTCACTTAGCGGCGGAGGCATGAATTGAAACCTCGTAAAATCAATTAATCTTGATTTATATTTAAGCATGTGTGCATCACCTATAACATCCCATACGAGAGGATGGAGTACTCAAATACAACAACGTGCAACAAAGATAAagataaggtggtgtttagattgagaaa from Oryza brachyantha chromosome 3, ObraRS2, whole genome shotgun sequence carries:
- the LOC102703298 gene encoding endoplasmic reticulum oxidoreductin-1, whose protein sequence is MPPQEPNGVAPAAAAPASAAAAGGRRRTRGRWAVAAGALLVALLAVAFSSRSSSPAVSPSSGGGDCGCPATRKYTGMVEDCCCDYETVDSINEEVLHPILQELVTLPFFRYFKVKLWCDCPFWPDDGMCRLRDCSVCECPESEFPEPFKKPYNGLSPDNMICQEGKPQATVDRTLDTKVFKGWVETDNPWTYDDETDNAEMTYVNLQLNPERYTGYTGDSARRIWDSVYKENCPKYPSEELCQEKKALYKLISGLHSSISVHIAYDYLLDESANLWGHNLPLLYDRVLKYPERVQNLYFTYLFVLRAVTKAADYLEQAEYNTGNPEEDLKTQSLVKQLLYNPKLRSACPLPFDEAKLWQGENGPELKLEIQKQFRNISAIMDCVGCEKCRLWGKLQVLGLGTALKILFSVNGDNHLNQPLQLQRNEVIALVNLLNRLSESVNFVHEKGPSIEEVIKQQSSPTVKPVFLS